In Streptomyces sp. NBC_01381, a genomic segment contains:
- a CDS encoding TetR/AcrR family transcriptional regulator: protein MTTARRDTYTPETLLGVAVRVFNERGYDGTSMEHLSKAAGISKSSIYHHVSGKEELLRRAVSRALDGLFGILGEEHARVGSAVQRLEYVTRRTVEVLVAELPYVTLLLRVRGNTDTERWAMERRREFDQQVAALLKEAVADGDLRSDVELRLATRLLFGMINSIVEWYRPDARGASSGEQVADAVVQLAFAGLRSAA, encoded by the coding sequence ATGACCACCGCACGGCGGGACACGTACACCCCGGAGACGCTGCTCGGCGTGGCCGTGCGGGTCTTCAACGAGCGTGGCTACGACGGCACGTCCATGGAGCACCTCTCCAAGGCGGCCGGCATCTCCAAGTCCTCGATCTACCACCATGTGTCGGGCAAGGAGGAGCTCCTCCGCCGCGCGGTGAGCCGGGCGCTCGACGGGCTCTTCGGGATCCTCGGCGAGGAGCACGCGCGCGTGGGCAGCGCCGTCCAGCGCCTGGAGTACGTCACGCGCCGCACCGTCGAGGTGCTCGTGGCCGAACTGCCCTATGTGACGCTGCTCCTTCGGGTGCGCGGCAACACGGACACCGAGCGGTGGGCCATGGAGCGGCGCAGGGAGTTCGACCAGCAGGTCGCCGCACTGCTCAAGGAGGCCGTCGCGGACGGCGATCTGCGCTCGGACGTCGAGCTGCGCCTCGCCACCCGGCTGCTCTTCGGCATGATCAACTCCATCGTGGAGTGGTACCGCCCGGACGCCCGCGGCGCCTCATCGGGGGAGCAGGTCGCCGACGCCGTCGTCCAGCTGGCCTTCGCGGGGCTGCGCAGCGCGGCCTGA
- a CDS encoding Lrp/AsnC family transcriptional regulator, whose product MASERMADGHDGDRPEERSGEQPEERLGERSPERQQGLPRPLDAIDRDILHILHTDGRASIRSVAERVHVSRANAYARINRLIDDGVIRGFGARINHERAGQGASAYITLKIVQNTWRTVREHLRTLPGASHIALVSGDFDVLLLVHTPDNRALRELVLTRLQSIPEVLSTRTLLVFEEDDLEPES is encoded by the coding sequence ATGGCATCTGAACGAATGGCCGACGGGCACGACGGCGATCGTCCGGAAGAGCGGTCGGGCGAGCAGCCGGAAGAGCGGCTCGGCGAGCGGTCGCCCGAGCGCCAGCAAGGTCTGCCGCGCCCGCTGGACGCCATCGACCGGGACATTCTGCACATCCTGCACACGGACGGTCGCGCGTCGATACGTTCCGTGGCCGAGCGCGTCCATGTGTCACGCGCCAACGCGTACGCGCGGATCAACCGCCTCATCGACGACGGCGTGATCCGCGGCTTCGGCGCCAGGATCAACCATGAACGGGCAGGTCAGGGGGCATCCGCATACATCACGCTCAAGATCGTCCAGAACACCTGGCGCACGGTGCGCGAGCATCTGCGCACGCTGCCAGGCGCCTCCCACATCGCACTGGTCAGCGGCGACTTCGACGTACTGCTCCTGGTGCACACGCCGGACAACCGCGCGCTGCGCGAGCTGGTGCTCACCCGGCTGCAGTCCATCCCCGAAGTGCTCAGCACGCGTACGTTGCTGGTCTTCGAGGAGGACGACCTGGAGCCGGAGAGCTGA